In Zingiber officinale cultivar Zhangliang chromosome 8B, Zo_v1.1, whole genome shotgun sequence, a single genomic region encodes these proteins:
- the LOC122017846 gene encoding molybdopterin synthase sulfur carrier subunit-like, with protein sequence MEIAGGLNDGTGEMNESKVENSAGQDIKIKVLFFARARDLTGVSETSLEMPDGSTAGDCMRNLLVKFPSLQEIYNSMVLAINEEYAAESTLLTSKDELAIIPPISGG encoded by the exons ATGGAAATCGCCGGAGGACTGAACG ATGGCACTGGAGAGATGAATGAAAGCAAAGTAGAGAATAGTGCAGGCcaagatatcaaaatcaaggtcctTTTCTTTGCCAGAGCTCGGGATCTTACAGGAGTATCTGAGACGAGCCTTGAAATGCCAGATGGTAGCACTGCTGGGGACTGTATGCGTAATCTCTTGGTCAAATTTCCAAGTCTTCAAGAAATCTACAATTCCATGGTTTTGGCAATCAACGAGGAGTATGCTGCAGAATCTACACTGTTGACAAGCAAAGATGAATTAGCAATCATTCCCCCAATCAGTGGTGGCTGA